DNA sequence from the Alosa alosa isolate M-15738 ecotype Scorff River chromosome 2, AALO_Geno_1.1, whole genome shotgun sequence genome:
agcacatgcatgcacaagcaTATGGCATATAACAGTAACTTGTATCCCATCCTCATTCAACACAAAAGAAAGAACACATCACATGAGACACCCACATAGACACAAAGTGAAACTACAAAGCAACTGAGGTGGTGGAGGCAGTGTTACAGTTTGTTCAACACTGTGATGGCGGTGGGGACAAAACTATCACACCAGAGCACCAGTGAGTGGTTGTGGAAGGGTATCAGCCTAGAATTTATTGTTCTGCAGTTTGGAGAAGGATCAtagctctctttttctcccactctctctcacacactcagaggTGACGCTTACTTCACAGGTGACGGTCTAGGAAAGGAGCTCATTATTTGTGACAACAGTTTGGAGCTTCAAATCAGTGGCagacacatatactgtatacaagcAAGGACTTCAGTCTGCCCTGATGCTCACCTGATTCAAAATGCATCCATATAACATGGGGTATTCACCATCTTCACCACCGCATTTATAAATCATTATAAAGCCATACATTCTGTGGTAtttgttgaaaaaaaagaaaaaagaaattaaacCACTTTACACAGTCTGACCAGGAATAGCAAGTTATGGGGTAAAGGGCTTTTAAGCCTTTTCAGTCTCTTAAAACTGTTGAACTAAGCAGCACAGTAAATCAAgacatgggtgtgtttggagtGTCTCCTGGACGGTGCCCGCTGATACTCAGGGCTCGGGTGTTGTGTCTCCAGGATCGGGGGCTAAAGGACTATTTGCATCCCTCCTTCCTTTGTCTGAGGCACAACAGGTTACTAGACACCTGTTCATCCCCCTTCCTCTATTTGGAGAACCCTGCCGCTGTTCTTTAGAAGgactcacacagagacagaaatcATAGACACACAGGCTGGAATCAGCCATTGATTCATTAAGTAGTGAGCATCCGTCTTTTCAGCATCACTGTGATTCCTAATTTGAGGATATTTTTAGAAAACCataaaaaaactgtaactgttCTCTTTAGAACATTGCATTGCAGAAGAGTCTAGAGTGCTGATGTGAAGACTTGACACCTGTTCAAAGCTTTCGAACATAAAGCATTTTCTAAGCCCATTACACCTGctgtcccctccccctctctcctgctcacagAACATAACAAACAATCCAGTCAAACAGGAAAGTAACCCGAGCCCCGACGAGGaaatctcctccctctctctttctttcactctttctctatctctctctctctctcttacacatctcttgctctctaacacaaacaaacattctctctctctccccacaagACCTGCTACACAACTAAAAATCTGGTCAAACTCAGGCAATAATCGGATGGCACGCTGTGACTGAATGAGTTTCTCTGTCGCTTTTTTCACCGCAAACTTTCTAAAGTCCGTCCTGTGAGTCCCACCACCGCGGAAGCAGGATGGGCCGGCAGCTGCTGGCCTTCTGCCTGGCGCTTATCGGCTTCATGGGCACCATCCTGATCTGCGCGCTGCCCATGTGGAAGGTGACTGCCTTCGTGGGTGCCAACATCGTCACGTCGCAGGTGTTCTGGGAGGGCCTGTGGATGAACTGCGTGATCCAGAGCACGGGTCACCTGCAGTGCAAGGCCTACGACTCTGTACTGGCACTGCCACAGGACCTGCAGGCCTCGCGCGCCCTCGTCTGCGTCTCCATCGCTGTCGCCGTGGTGGCCATATCCCTGAGTGTGCTCGGGGCCCAGTGCACGAACTTCTACAGGGACGAGAGGATCACCAAGGACCAGCTGGGTCTCTCAGCAGGGATCGTGTTCATGGTGGCCGGCGTACTGTGCATCGTGCCCGTCAGCTGGTCAGCTTACACCATCATCACGGGATTCTACAATCCCCTGGCCACGCAGGAGAGGCGAGGGGAGCTGGGGGCCTCCATGTACGTGGGCTGGGTGTCcggcttcctcctcttcctggggGGAGGGATGATCTGCAGCACCTACTCTCACAGATGCTGCTGAGGAGTAACTAATGCCTGAGATTAAACAATGAACTATGATGAACTGAAACTGGAGTGAACTGGACCTCCAGTTAAAATGGCTGGAACGTATTCATGAGGACAAAGTTTTGCAAGTTTTTCAgagatgtttcttttttttgccagatGTTCTTGACCTCAACATTGCTAAAATAAATAGGCAAATGTTAACAGTTTTCTGGGCCACTATGTGATGGCAACCTGTGATGACAATGATATGATGTTTACCTTAGACTGTGGATGTCACAGACAGGTC
Encoded proteins:
- the LOC125291260 gene encoding claudin-4; protein product: MGRQLLAFCLALIGFMGTILICALPMWKVTAFVGANIVTSQVFWEGLWMNCVIQSTGHLQCKAYDSVLALPQDLQASRALVCVSIAVAVVAISLSVLGAQCTNFYRDERITKDQLGLSAGIVFMVAGVLCIVPVSWSAYTIITGFYNPLATQERRGELGASMYVGWVSGFLLFLGGGMICSTYSHRCC